One segment of Chthoniobacterales bacterium DNA contains the following:
- a CDS encoding MmcQ/YjbR family DNA-binding protein, whose amino-acid sequence MTPTQFRKIALSFAGASENAHMNHPDFRAGGRIFATLGYPDAEHGMVVLPPEEQAKLIKSHPKVFAPAKGAWGKRGSTTVRLELVDKTTLQRALELAWRNKSAKKDR is encoded by the coding sequence ATGACGCCCACGCAGTTTCGCAAGATCGCGCTGAGTTTCGCCGGTGCTTCGGAAAACGCGCACATGAATCATCCTGATTTCCGCGCCGGGGGAAGGATCTTCGCGACGCTTGGCTATCCGGACGCCGAACACGGCATGGTGGTCCTGCCACCGGAGGAACAAGCGAAGCTGATCAAATCTCATCCGAAAGTCTTTGCGCCGGCTAAAGGCGCCTGGGGAAAGCGAGGGAGCACGACGGTGCGGCTGGAGCTCGTCGACAAGACGACATTGCAGCGAGCGCTCGAGCTCGCCTGGCGAAACAAATCGGCGAAGAAAGATCGCTAA
- a CDS encoding EthD domain-containing protein → MTSVFGLTTRSDLCCLDYQIVPENLAMVKLVYCLCRRADISPEEFYDYWLNTHGPKVKDAAEAMRARRYVQSHTCSPELNEVFLKSRGLAPAYDGITEVWWNSVEDLKAAMASPEGSEVMAKLMEDETHFIDFSQSCVFITTEHSIFDSTTSAESPG, encoded by the coding sequence TTGACGAGCGTTTTCGGATTGACGACGCGCAGCGATTTGTGTTGCCTCGATTACCAAATCGTCCCCGAGAATCTCGCCATGGTGAAGCTCGTCTATTGCCTGTGCCGGCGCGCCGACATCTCGCCCGAAGAATTTTACGACTATTGGCTGAACACGCACGGCCCCAAGGTCAAGGACGCGGCCGAAGCGATGCGCGCGCGCCGCTATGTGCAGAGCCACACTTGCTCGCCCGAGTTGAACGAGGTCTTCCTCAAGTCGCGTGGCCTGGCGCCGGCCTACGACGGTATCACTGAAGTCTGGTGGAACAGTGTCGAAGACCTTAAGGCCGCCATGGCGTCGCCCGAGGGCTCGGAGGTCATGGCGAAACTAATGGAGGATGAAACCCATTTCATCGATTTCTCTCAATCATGTGTCTTCATCACCACCGAACATTCGATCTTTGATTCCACAACGAGTGCGGAATCGCCGGGATAA
- a CDS encoding folylpolyglutamate synthase/dihydrofolate synthase family protein has product MPRPSPSYPEALGWLYGTQRFGIKLGLENVQRLLRELKVPGKNQRIIHVAGTNGKGSVCAMIDSICRAQGFCTGLFTSPHLVTYRERIKVDGEMIAEEKVAAGLNLIRELVASWDPHPTFFEITTALALIHFKECGCELIVLETGLGGRLDATNAITPVVSVITPIGYDHEKWLGHTLEAIASEKAGIIKGNRPVVSAIQDPAAEKVIRARAVECNSPLEFVTAISDRWFDVALAGGHQQQNAALAIAALRAGNVSVTDDAIVRGLANVEWAARFQRWDERIVIDGAHNPAGASVLAKTWREQFPNERATIILAVLREKDLNGICRALSPIAARFLLPQIRTERALPPSEAAQIISSITPSLPTASPARTSITPSLTAALESARSNPDRVLITGSLHFAGEALALLAGDPDSLEDCAQ; this is encoded by the coding sequence GTGCCGCGACCTTCTCCGTCCTACCCTGAAGCGCTCGGCTGGCTTTACGGCACCCAGCGTTTCGGGATCAAGCTCGGGCTCGAGAATGTCCAGCGCCTTCTTCGCGAGCTGAAGGTCCCGGGGAAAAATCAACGCATCATCCACGTCGCCGGCACCAACGGCAAAGGGTCGGTCTGCGCGATGATCGATTCGATCTGCCGGGCCCAGGGATTTTGCACCGGCCTGTTTACCTCCCCTCACCTCGTCACCTACCGCGAGCGAATCAAAGTGGATGGCGAAATGATTGCCGAGGAAAAAGTCGCGGCCGGTCTCAATCTGATTCGGGAACTCGTGGCGAGCTGGGACCCGCATCCCACCTTTTTTGAAATCACCACGGCGCTGGCTCTGATTCACTTCAAGGAATGCGGCTGCGAATTGATCGTCCTCGAGACCGGACTCGGCGGACGGCTCGATGCCACCAACGCCATCACACCGGTGGTTTCCGTCATTACCCCCATCGGCTACGACCACGAGAAATGGCTCGGCCATACTCTGGAAGCGATCGCCTCGGAAAAGGCCGGCATCATCAAAGGGAATCGACCCGTGGTTTCGGCGATCCAGGACCCGGCCGCTGAAAAAGTGATCCGCGCCCGAGCAGTCGAATGCAATTCTCCGCTGGAATTTGTAACGGCGATCTCCGACCGCTGGTTCGACGTTGCCCTGGCCGGCGGTCATCAGCAGCAAAACGCCGCGCTCGCAATCGCCGCGCTACGCGCCGGCAACGTCTCCGTTACTGATGACGCGATTGTTCGCGGCTTGGCCAACGTCGAATGGGCCGCCCGCTTTCAGCGCTGGGACGAGCGCATCGTGATCGACGGCGCGCATAATCCCGCTGGCGCAAGCGTCCTCGCCAAAACCTGGCGAGAACAATTTCCCAACGAGCGCGCCACCATCATCCTCGCTGTCTTACGCGAGAAAGACCTAAACGGAATCTGCCGCGCACTATCCCCTATCGCCGCGCGCTTCCTCCTCCCCCAAATCCGCACCGAACGCGCCCTTCCACCCTCCGAAGCCGCGCAGATAATCTCTTCCATTACTCCATCACTCCCAACCGCCAGTCCGGCTCGGACCTCCATCACTCCATCGCTCACCGCCGCCCTCGAATCCGCGCGCTCCAATCCCGACCGCGTCCTCATCACCGGCTCGTTGCATTTCGCCGGTGAAGCGCTGGCGCTCCTCGCTGGCGATCCGGATTCCCTCGAAGATTGCGCCCAATAA
- a CDS encoding pyridoxine 5'-phosphate synthase, producing MTDGLKLGVNIDHVATLRQARYATMPESKNAEPDPIAIAGICERAGAHGITAHLRADRRHILDRDIERLRESIMTKLNLELGNTPEIVDIALRILPDEICLVPEKRQEVTTEGGLDLVANRKELATTVKRFQSAGVRVSMFIDPKLEQVDAAAELAADMVELHTGKLANAFTDKIAQQELERLRAAADAAAGAKLQVNAGHGINYRNMALILKIPHLVELNIGHSIVARSVFVGFETAVREMLALMENYKG from the coding sequence GTGACAGACGGATTGAAGCTGGGGGTCAATATCGATCATGTGGCGACGCTGCGGCAGGCGCGGTATGCGACCATGCCGGAATCGAAGAATGCGGAGCCGGACCCGATTGCGATTGCCGGGATTTGTGAGCGAGCGGGGGCGCACGGGATCACGGCCCATCTGCGGGCGGACCGGCGGCATATTCTGGACCGCGACATCGAGCGGCTGCGCGAGAGCATCATGACGAAGCTGAATCTCGAGCTCGGCAACACGCCGGAAATCGTCGATATCGCGCTCCGGATTTTGCCGGATGAAATTTGCCTCGTCCCGGAGAAACGCCAGGAGGTGACGACGGAAGGCGGCCTGGACCTGGTGGCGAACCGGAAGGAGCTGGCCACGACCGTGAAGCGGTTCCAGTCAGCGGGGGTCAGGGTGAGCATGTTTATCGATCCGAAGCTGGAGCAGGTTGACGCCGCGGCGGAGCTGGCGGCGGACATGGTGGAACTGCACACCGGCAAACTCGCGAACGCGTTTACTGACAAGATCGCGCAACAGGAGCTGGAACGGCTACGCGCGGCCGCGGACGCGGCGGCCGGAGCCAAGCTTCAGGTGAACGCGGGCCACGGGATCAATTACCGGAACATGGCGCTCATTCTCAAGATTCCGCACCTGGTGGAATTGAACATCGGACATTCCATCGTTGCGCGGTCGGTGTTTGTTGGCTTTGAAACGGCCGTGCGCGAAATGCTGGCGCTGATGGAGAATTACAAAGGATAG
- a CDS encoding DUF1801 domain-containing protein, whose product MKKTPAASSPDEYVAALSGWRRKSVEQLRATVRRAAGVDEVIKWGHLVYFSNGPLLLIRAEDERVLFGFWRGQRLRKIEPRLKPGGKYEMATLELRAGDAIDEKTIQELTKTAVALNKKLGDPTVAAKRP is encoded by the coding sequence ATGAAAAAAACGCCGGCCGCCTCCAGTCCGGATGAGTATGTTGCGGCGCTGAGCGGTTGGCGCCGGAAGAGCGTCGAGCAGCTTCGCGCAACGGTTCGCCGCGCGGCCGGCGTCGACGAAGTCATCAAGTGGGGCCATCTCGTCTATTTTTCCAACGGGCCTTTGCTGCTGATCCGGGCGGAGGATGAGCGGGTGCTGTTTGGATTTTGGCGGGGCCAGCGACTTCGGAAAATTGAGCCGCGACTTAAACCGGGCGGCAAGTACGAGATGGCGACGCTTGAACTTCGCGCAGGAGACGCGATCGACGAGAAGACAATCCAGGAACTGACGAAAACCGCGGTGGCTCTCAACAAAAAGCTGGGCGATCCAACGGTGGCAGCAAAACGCCCATGA
- a CDS encoding DUF3303 family protein, with protein MNRYMVIEHFAPEAKEKIYERFRARGRMLPDGLVYIDSWLEKEGGRCFQLMETSDPALFDRWTENWRDLVRFEIIELGEKPA; from the coding sequence ATGAATCGATACATGGTGATCGAGCACTTCGCGCCGGAAGCGAAAGAGAAGATCTACGAGCGTTTCCGGGCCAGGGGTCGGATGCTCCCGGACGGATTGGTTTACATCGATAGCTGGCTGGAGAAAGAAGGCGGTCGCTGTTTCCAATTAATGGAAACGAGCGATCCAGCGCTCTTCGACCGGTGGACCGAGAACTGGCGCGACCTGGTCCGATTTGAAATCATCGAGCTGGGCGAGAAGCCAGCTTGA
- a CDS encoding M48 family metallopeptidase, translating to MKSFVLILLFALSVLLAASPALAQEPPPSPSPAPSAYPTPSIAPGTDPATATRAWLDTVPPDKRQKSDAYFEGGYWLILWNFLVSASISIFLLASRISARVRDFAERTTRFKSMQILLYSIPILLIIFLLNFPLHYYESFVREHAYGMANQNFGQWMSEQVKFVILNLIITSLLLMGLYAVFRVAPRSWWVWGTIVAIIFTVLGIMLSPVYIEPIFNTYKPLNDPTISEPILAMARANQIPVTQVFEVDASRQTKRVSANVAGFLGTTRIALNDNLLKRCTLPEIREVMAHEMGHYILNHSFKLVIYFSLFFLLGFVALRAFFAVAVYRWGERWGVRGISDVAGLPLLSLIFTTVFFVLTPVINTAVRVTEREADAFSINTAREPDGMAQVALKLGEYRKLDPTPLEEFVFFDHPSGRARIRMAMDWKAAHLPAGGE from the coding sequence ATGAAGTCATTCGTGCTGATTTTGTTATTCGCTCTTTCCGTGCTGCTGGCGGCTTCACCCGCGTTGGCCCAGGAGCCCCCCCCGTCTCCCTCTCCTGCGCCGTCCGCCTATCCCACTCCTTCCATCGCACCCGGCACCGATCCCGCCACGGCAACGCGCGCCTGGCTCGACACCGTTCCGCCGGACAAGCGCCAGAAGTCCGACGCCTACTTCGAAGGCGGCTACTGGCTCATCCTCTGGAATTTCCTGGTCTCGGCCTCGATCTCGATTTTTCTGCTGGCTTCACGCATCTCGGCGCGAGTGCGCGATTTCGCGGAACGCACCACCCGGTTCAAGTCCATGCAGATCCTTCTCTATTCGATCCCGATTCTGCTCATCATCTTTCTTCTGAACTTCCCGCTGCACTATTACGAAAGTTTTGTCCGGGAACACGCCTACGGAATGGCGAACCAAAATTTCGGCCAGTGGATGAGCGAACAGGTGAAGTTCGTCATTCTGAACCTGATCATAACGAGCCTGCTCCTGATGGGGCTCTACGCTGTTTTTCGCGTTGCGCCGCGCTCCTGGTGGGTTTGGGGAACCATCGTCGCAATCATTTTCACCGTGCTCGGCATCATGCTTTCGCCGGTCTATATCGAACCGATCTTCAACACCTATAAGCCGCTGAACGACCCGACGATCAGCGAGCCGATCCTGGCCATGGCGCGCGCCAACCAGATCCCGGTCACTCAGGTTTTCGAAGTGGATGCTTCGCGGCAGACCAAACGGGTCAGCGCGAATGTCGCCGGATTCCTCGGGACCACCCGGATCGCGCTCAACGACAACCTACTGAAGCGCTGCACCCTGCCGGAAATCCGTGAAGTGATGGCCCACGAAATGGGCCATTATATTTTGAACCACAGCTTCAAGCTCGTCATCTACTTCAGCCTGTTCTTCCTTCTCGGGTTCGTGGCGCTCCGGGCCTTTTTCGCCGTGGCCGTGTATCGGTGGGGCGAAAGATGGGGCGTCCGCGGCATTTCGGACGTCGCCGGTCTTCCGCTCCTCTCCCTGATTTTCACCACCGTCTTCTTTGTTCTTACTCCGGTAATCAACACTGCGGTCCGGGTGACGGAGCGGGAAGCGGACGCCTTCAGCATCAACACCGCCCGGGAACCGGATGGGATGGCGCAAGTGGCCCTCAAATTAGGCGAATACCGAAAGCTGGACCCGACTCCGCTCGAGGAATTTGTCTTCTTCGATCATCCCAGCGGCCGGGCCCGGATCCGGATGGCCATGGATTGGAAAGCCGCCCATTTGCCCGCCGGCGGCGAATAG
- a CDS encoding prolyl oligopeptidase family serine peptidase: MKRSLSIFAAASLLTTLLFAAEEKIAYPQPPKSDQSDDYFGTKVADPYRDLENLDSESTRKWIEAENKLTFDYLAAIPERKKINDKMTALWNYEKFTVPYHEGGRYFFSKNTGLQNQNVVYTSDKLPGEGKVLIDPNTLSADGTVALSGTDVTDDGKLMAYGIAVAGSDWQEWKVRDIETGKDLSDDVQWVKFSTASWKKDGSGFFYSRYDTPASAEQLKQANYFHKVYFHKLGTGQSEDQLVYERKDHKDWNFNGTVTEDGRFLIIHVSQGTDSKNRIFYKDLQKPDAAVIELLNKQDAAYSFLGCDGNHFWFKTDLAAPKGRIVAIDITKPDEIATVVPEAADKLEDVEVVGDRFIASYLKDAHSTVRLFGLAGKPEGEIKLPGLGTASGFHGKRKDTETFYSYVSFTEPTTIYRYDLKSGQSTALFRPKVDFKSDEFTTEQVFYSSKDGTKVPLFITYRKGLEKNGNNPTMLYGYGGFDVSITPSFSPGVATWLQMGGVYAVAILRGGGEYGQEWHLAGTKLRKQNVFDDFIAAGEWLISNKYTSTSKLAISGRSNGGLLIGAVLNQRPDLWGAALPGVGVMDMLRFQKFTIGWAWKSDYGSSENAEEFAAIYKYSPLHNIKPGTKYPPTLVTTADHDDRVFPGHSFKYAAALQAAQAGPAPVLIRIETRAGHGAGKPTSKIIEETTDQWAFLAKSLGMKLPW; this comes from the coding sequence ATGAAACGCTCTTTGTCGATCTTCGCCGCCGCCTCACTCCTGACCACGCTGCTTTTCGCGGCCGAAGAGAAGATCGCTTATCCGCAGCCGCCGAAGAGCGACCAATCCGACGATTATTTTGGCACCAAGGTGGCCGATCCTTACCGGGACCTGGAAAACCTGGACTCGGAGTCGACCAGGAAATGGATCGAGGCCGAGAACAAGCTCACTTTCGATTACCTCGCCGCCATCCCGGAACGGAAGAAAATCAACGACAAAATGACGGCGCTCTGGAACTACGAAAAGTTCACCGTGCCGTATCACGAAGGCGGCCGCTATTTCTTTTCCAAGAACACCGGCCTGCAAAACCAGAACGTCGTTTATACCAGCGACAAGCTGCCCGGCGAAGGAAAAGTCCTGATCGATCCCAATACCCTCTCGGCCGACGGCACCGTGGCGCTGAGCGGGACCGACGTCACCGATGACGGCAAGCTGATGGCCTACGGAATCGCGGTGGCCGGCTCCGACTGGCAGGAATGGAAAGTCCGCGACATCGAGACGGGCAAAGACCTGAGCGACGACGTCCAGTGGGTGAAGTTTTCGACGGCCTCGTGGAAAAAGGACGGGAGCGGATTCTTTTACAGTCGCTACGACACCCCGGCCTCCGCGGAGCAGCTCAAGCAGGCGAACTATTTTCACAAAGTTTATTTCCACAAGCTCGGGACGGGGCAATCCGAAGACCAGCTGGTTTACGAGCGAAAGGACCACAAGGATTGGAACTTCAACGGCACGGTGACCGAAGACGGCCGGTTCCTCATCATCCACGTCTCGCAAGGGACCGATTCGAAGAACCGCATCTTTTACAAGGACCTCCAGAAACCGGACGCGGCCGTGATCGAGCTCCTGAACAAACAGGACGCCGCTTACAGCTTTCTCGGTTGCGACGGCAACCACTTCTGGTTCAAGACGGACCTGGCCGCGCCCAAAGGCCGGATCGTGGCGATCGACATCACCAAGCCGGACGAAATCGCGACGGTGGTGCCAGAAGCGGCCGACAAGCTCGAGGACGTGGAGGTAGTCGGCGATCGTTTCATCGCCAGCTACCTCAAGGACGCGCATTCGACAGTCCGGCTTTTCGGTCTTGCCGGAAAGCCGGAAGGCGAGATCAAGCTCCCCGGGCTCGGCACCGCGAGCGGTTTCCATGGGAAGCGCAAAGACACCGAGACTTTTTATTCCTACGTCAGCTTCACTGAGCCCACGACGATTTATCGTTACGACCTGAAGAGCGGCCAGAGCACGGCGCTTTTCCGGCCAAAGGTCGATTTCAAATCGGACGAGTTCACGACCGAGCAGGTTTTCTATTCGAGCAAGGACGGGACGAAGGTGCCGCTGTTCATCACCTACAGGAAAGGGCTCGAGAAAAACGGGAACAATCCCACGATGCTTTACGGCTACGGCGGGTTCGATGTTTCGATTACGCCTTCCTTTTCACCTGGCGTCGCGACCTGGCTGCAAATGGGTGGCGTTTATGCGGTGGCGATCCTGCGCGGCGGTGGGGAGTATGGCCAGGAATGGCATCTCGCCGGGACCAAGTTGCGCAAGCAAAACGTGTTCGACGACTTCATCGCGGCAGGCGAATGGCTGATCTCCAACAAGTACACTTCCACTTCGAAACTTGCGATCAGCGGACGGAGCAACGGCGGACTGCTTATCGGCGCGGTCCTGAATCAGCGGCCCGATCTTTGGGGCGCCGCCCTGCCGGGAGTCGGCGTAATGGACATGCTGCGCTTTCAGAAGTTCACGATCGGTTGGGCCTGGAAATCCGATTACGGATCGTCCGAGAACGCGGAAGAATTCGCGGCCATCTACAAATATTCCCCGCTCCACAACATCAAGCCCGGCACGAAATATCCCCCCACCCTCGTCACCACGGCCGACCACGACGATCGCGTTTTCCCGGGGCACAGCTTCAAGTACGCGGCTGCTTTGCAAGCCGCCCAGGCCGGCCCCGCGCCGGTCTTGATTCGGATCGAAACCAGGGCTGGCCACGGCGCCGGAAAACCGACGAGCAAGATCATCGAGGAGACCACCGACCAATGGGCCTTCCTCGCGAAAAGCCTCGGCATGAAGCTGCCCTGGTAG
- a CDS encoding DUF1801 domain-containing protein — protein MDARSLAPHDFYSHRGHRCHDLDFVGATRMVTRSGSRVRQKSRPEHDDPEAVTTFLDALKHPIKPVLHAVRAAILSADKAITEGIKWNTASFYLHGWFATINVRAKAGVQIILHHGAKIRAGGSLTETIKDPSRLLEWLGKDRASVTFADAEDFQKKRAAFVKIIKRWAAQL, from the coding sequence GTGGATGCCAGATCCCTGGCGCCTCATGATTTCTATTCCCATCGCGGTCATCGCTGCCACGATCTGGATTTTGTGGGAGCGACGCGGATGGTGACTCGATCTGGCAGCCGGGTGCGGCAGAAAAGCCGGCCTGAACATGATGACCCCGAAGCTGTCACAACGTTCCTGGATGCGCTTAAGCATCCGATAAAGCCGGTTCTGCACGCGGTGAGAGCGGCGATTTTGAGCGCGGACAAGGCGATTACGGAAGGGATCAAGTGGAATACGGCGAGCTTCTATCTCCACGGATGGTTCGCGACCATCAATGTGCGGGCCAAAGCCGGCGTGCAGATCATTTTGCATCACGGCGCGAAGATCCGAGCCGGCGGCAGTTTGACGGAAACGATCAAGGACCCGTCGCGTTTGCTGGAGTGGCTCGGGAAGGATCGCGCGTCAGTGACATTTGCCGATGCCGAGGATTTCCAGAAGAAGCGGGCGGCATTCGTCAAGATCATCAAGCGGTGGGCAGCGCAGCTCTAA
- the acpS gene encoding holo-ACP synthase — MSVLGIGVDLVECARIEHSLERFGERFLHRVFTAGEIEYSQSMKFPARHLAARFAAKEAVSKAFGTGIGKTMGWKDIDVHRKPSGEPFVVLEGGAKKLAEERGIGSVWVTLSHTEHHAMAMIVLEGL; from the coding sequence ATGAGCGTCCTGGGCATCGGCGTCGATCTGGTGGAGTGCGCGCGGATCGAGCATTCGCTGGAGCGATTCGGCGAACGGTTTCTCCATCGCGTTTTTACGGCGGGGGAGATCGAGTATTCGCAGTCGATGAAGTTTCCGGCCCGCCATCTGGCGGCGCGTTTCGCGGCCAAGGAAGCGGTCTCGAAAGCGTTTGGGACCGGCATCGGAAAAACGATGGGCTGGAAAGACATCGACGTTCACCGAAAACCGAGCGGCGAACCTTTCGTCGTTCTCGAGGGGGGCGCGAAGAAACTGGCGGAAGAACGCGGGATCGGCTCCGTCTGGGTTACGTTGAGCCATACCGAACATCACGCGATGGCGATGATCGTGCTGGAGGGCTTGTAG